From a single Candidatus Omnitrophota bacterium genomic region:
- a CDS encoding beta-ketoacyl-[acyl-carrier-protein] synthase family protein produces MKRRVVITGLGIVSSIGIGKDTFWKNLVSGRSGITDVDRFDVSNFSIKKAGEIKGFKPDDFMPSGSVKKIGRGSQLAIAATSLVFKDAGLSPNIFREKRSGLVVGTTMGESPSIEMIDRFWTSGGEENVYMSNVANFPVNNLSNNIGFSFSVAGLNLVVPTACAAGNYSIGFAADLISRNKCDLLIAGGADPLSRLAFTGFNRLFAMAPEKCQPFDKNRKGMMLGEGATVLLIEALESAKKRKAHIYAEILGYGLSCDAYNMTIPNVDGIEKVMRKALINAGIGPGDVDYISAHGTGTPANDNAECEAIHRVFGAHSKDLAVSSIKSMLGHTMGTASAIEAAACCMALETAILPPTINVDEQDEDCDIFCIPNKAVKKQIRVALNNSFAFGGNNACLVLGVV; encoded by the coding sequence ATGAAAAGGCGTGTAGTAATAACAGGTCTTGGTATAGTATCGTCGATCGGTATTGGAAAGGATACTTTCTGGAAAAATCTCGTTTCAGGAAGATCTGGTATTACTGATGTCGACAGGTTTGATGTGTCCAATTTTTCCATAAAAAAAGCCGGGGAGATCAAAGGCTTCAAACCGGATGATTTTATGCCATCAGGCTCAGTTAAAAAAATAGGCAGAGGGTCTCAGCTAGCCATTGCGGCCACATCGCTGGTTTTTAAAGACGCAGGATTGTCCCCAAATATATTTCGCGAAAAGCGCTCTGGGCTAGTTGTCGGGACAACAATGGGTGAGTCGCCTTCGATCGAAATGATCGACAGGTTCTGGACATCCGGGGGAGAAGAAAATGTGTATATGTCCAATGTCGCGAATTTTCCGGTAAACAATCTTTCAAACAACATCGGGTTCTCCTTTTCTGTGGCCGGATTGAATTTGGTTGTTCCTACAGCGTGTGCTGCTGGGAATTATTCAATAGGATTCGCGGCAGATCTGATATCGAGAAATAAATGCGATTTGCTAATAGCTGGTGGTGCCGATCCACTTTCGCGGTTGGCGTTTACGGGTTTTAATAGGTTGTTCGCAATGGCGCCGGAAAAGTGCCAACCTTTTGATAAGAACCGGAAAGGTATGATGTTGGGGGAAGGTGCGACAGTTCTTTTAATAGAAGCTCTTGAAAGCGCGAAAAAACGTAAAGCGCATATTTACGCGGAAATATTGGGATATGGCCTAAGCTGCGACGCGTATAACATGACAATTCCCAATGTGGATGGTATAGAGAAGGTTATGAGAAAAGCTTTAATTAACGCAGGGATCGGTCCGGGAGATGTTGACTATATTTCGGCCCATGGAACCGGGACTCCCGCTAATGATAATGCTGAATGCGAGGCGATACATCGGGTGTTCGGAGCCCATTCCAAAGATCTGGCTGTAAGTTCGATAAAATCCATGTTAGGGCACACCATGGGTACGGCAAGTGCTATTGAAGCGGCTGCTTGTTGTATGGCTCTGGAGACGGCTATTTTACCTCCAACTATAAATGTAGATGAACAAGACGAGGACTGCGATATTTTTTGTATTCCGAATAAAGCTGTAAAAAAACAAATTAGGGTAGCCTTGAATAATTCTTTTGCTTTTGGCGGGAATAACGCATGTTTGGTGTTAGGAGTTGTATGA
- a CDS encoding NAD(P)/FAD-dependent oxidoreductase gives MNGAYDVIVVGAGISGLICGAKLSKEGFSVLVLEKNSYAGGCICGVRKKDFYFDYGAHLFGSLSAHGIFKYYLDSLNVKDLDFIRISPSDRYFFSDEKVEIPEDLDEYVEMLKTKFPTSSRRINSFFREVIQIARSYSSEKKLSRFYDLKFIDLVRKHFSDIKLIGVLMASFSYLGIAPGQLGATSMSLMMISYLRDGTFYPKGGTQAIPDAFVRGIKNTGGEIKLCEEVRKICIVRDNVKLITTSKKNQYSSKAVVIASDVRRAFSNIIDCSKLPAGYLSFLKKLKVGPSFFTMYLGLNKINDLSEKCGWYHSSYNLEANDESPFYAFSPSCIDNSLVASDKSVLQLAMPFYEENTSEIDWEKRKYMFQIWIWKKICEVMPHLREQVLYEEVSSPSTIEKFTFNTNGSMCGWEMSPQCMHLKRLYNKTPIEGVYLAGHWTNPGGGVAPSATSGWIAAEQVREYISLLMQTR, from the coding sequence ATGAATGGGGCGTATGATGTGATAGTAGTAGGTGCTGGGATAAGTGGTTTAATTTGTGGAGCGAAATTGTCAAAGGAAGGCTTCAGTGTTCTTGTTCTGGAAAAAAATTCTTACGCTGGAGGATGCATTTGTGGTGTGCGGAAAAAAGACTTCTATTTTGATTATGGAGCACATCTTTTTGGGAGTTTGAGTGCACACGGTATTTTTAAATACTATTTGGACAGTTTGAATGTTAAAGACTTAGATTTTATTCGCATATCGCCAAGTGATAGATATTTTTTTTCAGATGAAAAAGTAGAAATACCTGAAGATTTAGATGAGTACGTGGAAATGTTAAAAACTAAATTCCCAACAAGTTCTAGGCGAATTAATAGTTTTTTTAGGGAAGTTATACAAATTGCACGAAGCTATTCATCTGAAAAAAAATTAAGTAGATTTTACGATTTGAAGTTTATAGACTTGGTCAGAAAACATTTCTCAGACATAAAGTTGATAGGAGTGTTAATGGCTAGCTTTTCATATCTAGGCATCGCTCCAGGACAACTTGGTGCCACTTCAATGTCTCTCATGATGATTAGTTATCTTCGGGATGGAACATTTTATCCAAAGGGGGGGACGCAAGCAATACCAGATGCATTTGTTCGCGGCATTAAGAATACAGGAGGAGAAATTAAGCTTTGTGAGGAAGTGCGGAAAATTTGTATTGTTCGAGATAACGTTAAATTAATTACAACATCCAAAAAAAATCAGTATAGTTCAAAAGCTGTAGTAATTGCTTCTGACGTGAGGAGAGCATTTTCGAATATTATAGATTGCTCCAAACTTCCGGCAGGATACTTGTCTTTCTTGAAAAAGTTAAAGGTTGGGCCATCATTTTTTACTATGTATCTGGGGCTAAATAAAATTAATGATTTAAGCGAAAAATGTGGGTGGTATCATTCCTCCTATAACTTAGAGGCAAATGACGAATCACCTTTTTATGCGTTCTCGCCTAGCTGTATAGATAACAGCTTGGTTGCTTCCGATAAAAGCGTACTTCAACTTGCCATGCCATTTTATGAGGAAAATACATCTGAAATAGATTGGGAGAAACGTAAATATATGTTTCAGATTTGGATATGGAAGAAAATATGTGAAGTCATGCCACATTTGAGAGAACAAGTGCTATACGAAGAGGTCTCGAGTCCTAGTACAATTGAAAAATTTACTTTTAACACAAATGGTTCCATGTGTGGATGGGAGATGAGCCCGCAGTGTATGCATCTGAAAAGGTTGTATAATAAAACACCAATTGAGGGTGTATATTTGGCTGGTCATTGGACTAATCCTGGTGGAGGTGTTGCCCCATCGGCTACTTCGGGTTGGATTGCTGCTGAACAAGTTAGAGAATACATTTCATTATTAATGCAAACAAGGTAA
- a CDS encoding beta-ketoacyl synthase N-terminal-like domain-containing protein, whose translation MYLDIEKSERDRIVITGVGPLCSLGSGTKQVWESIDKGKQNLVKHKHTIDDMELGQFYLHKIENFNLDDYALPKGNYVYVNSLRGFRDPDVDLHYFLAAVKLALEDSGYDYDLKENKVGLVLAHENPGMESLFEDITKSAYEIFKKSKQNDKLDFIHELYDDCEESGYSLQTFTYLYSVAKVFDLHGYSLFINNACASGLFAIEAAARNIRSGLNTATVVAAIDSPLKIYKYMWFKKLGLYNDEDGKMKPFSKKANGVVFGDGGAALILETLESAKKRGATIYAEYLGGGFCLEGWKITVPDITSNYYEKAFEEAIYRSGIKANSIDLVNPHGVGLKVTDLYETRTIQRVLSQRSAMVSAFKPLVGHNLGGSALLETVIGLLAMQHQTVPATLNCEDVIDGCDLNIIKNNKKAKIETFAKMAIGFAGYNAVGIFRKV comes from the coding sequence ATGTATTTAGATATAGAGAAGAGTGAGCGAGACCGAATTGTAATTACTGGAGTAGGACCACTATGTTCTTTGGGCTCTGGGACTAAGCAAGTATGGGAATCCATAGATAAGGGAAAGCAAAATTTGGTTAAGCATAAACACACAATAGATGACATGGAATTAGGACAGTTTTATCTGCATAAAATTGAAAACTTTAATCTTGATGATTATGCTTTGCCGAAGGGAAATTATGTTTATGTAAATAGCTTGCGAGGTTTTAGAGACCCTGATGTGGATCTGCATTATTTTTTAGCCGCAGTTAAATTAGCATTAGAAGACAGTGGCTATGACTATGATTTAAAAGAAAACAAAGTCGGGCTTGTTCTTGCGCACGAGAATCCTGGGATGGAATCTTTGTTTGAAGATATAACGAAAAGTGCATACGAGATTTTCAAAAAATCTAAACAAAACGACAAATTAGATTTTATTCACGAATTATATGACGATTGTGAAGAGTCGGGATATAGTCTTCAGACGTTTACGTATTTGTACTCAGTTGCAAAAGTATTTGATTTGCACGGGTACTCTCTGTTTATAAATAATGCGTGTGCTTCAGGGCTCTTTGCAATCGAAGCGGCTGCCCGTAACATTAGAAGTGGCTTGAACACGGCAACGGTTGTTGCGGCGATAGATTCGCCCCTAAAAATTTATAAATATATGTGGTTTAAAAAGCTAGGTTTATATAACGATGAAGATGGTAAAATGAAGCCATTTTCAAAAAAGGCAAATGGAGTTGTTTTTGGTGATGGAGGCGCTGCGCTGATATTGGAAACGTTAGAAAGTGCAAAAAAGCGAGGTGCTACAATTTATGCAGAGTATTTAGGTGGTGGGTTTTGCTTAGAGGGGTGGAAAATCACAGTACCAGATATCACAAGTAATTATTATGAAAAAGCCTTTGAGGAAGCGATTTACCGTTCTGGCATCAAAGCAAATAGCATTGATTTAGTTAATCCACATGGAGTTGGGTTAAAAGTTACAGATTTATACGAAACCAGAACAATACAACGTGTACTTTCACAAAGAAGTGCTATGGTAAGTGCTTTTAAGCCATTAGTTGGCCATAATTTGGGAGGAAGTGCTTTGTTGGAAACAGTGATAGGGCTTTTAGCGATGCAACATCAAACTGTACCGGCAACGTTGAATTGCGAGGATGTCATTGATGGGTGCGATCTGAATATTATTAAAAACAATAAAAAGGCTAAAATCGAAACGTTCGCAAAAATGGCCATAGGTTTTGCTGGATACAATGCAGTTGGTATATTCAGAAAGGTATAA
- a CDS encoding NAD(P)H-dependent oxidoreductase, with protein MKNVVILNTLDNNANSMHMTIVDKLNKVLSLEKCDVQHYKIQDLHIMSCVGCFGCWVKTPGMCSIVDDSNDIINAIKKTNYLVLLSTIMFGSYSSDMKKIIDRLAPLAEPFFRQIDGITQHVPRINREVRIIAIGVNDTGQDKYGDVFSLLVEKNAQNFFNSRHICLVYKSSVGCKGLGDKILSFMRG; from the coding sequence ATGAAAAATGTAGTTATTTTGAACACATTGGATAATAACGCAAATAGTATGCATATGACTATTGTTGACAAACTCAACAAAGTTCTTTCGCTGGAAAAATGCGATGTGCAGCATTACAAGATTCAGGATTTACATATAATGTCATGTGTAGGATGTTTTGGGTGCTGGGTTAAAACGCCTGGAATGTGTAGCATAGTTGATGATTCAAATGATATTATCAATGCTATCAAAAAGACGAATTATCTTGTCCTGCTCTCTACTATAATGTTTGGTAGCTATTCGTCTGACATGAAAAAGATTATTGATAGATTAGCGCCACTTGCAGAACCGTTTTTTAGGCAAATAGATGGTATAACACAACATGTGCCGAGAATTAATAGAGAAGTAAGGATTATAGCAATAGGTGTTAATGATACTGGACAGGATAAATATGGTGATGTATTTTCCTTGCTTGTTGAAAAAAATGCCCAAAATTTTTTTAATTCACGACATATTTGTCTTGTTTATAAAAGTTCGGTGGGGTGTAAAGGACTAGGGGATAAAATCTTATCTTTTATGCGGGGTTGA
- a CDS encoding NAD(P)H-dependent oxidoreductase, whose translation MSTQILILIGSPKKKDSTSESIATKLKLILGEQGACVHVMSLFLSLNDSENIDKFFKKINSVDIITFISPVYVDSPPFMVLKFLEIISEKSKTLNNEKCKKIFAISLCGYPEAVHNELSLMIYKNFADCCGFLWGGGMSISMAPFIRQDHIRYIGVKNQNLLHSYEMLCRKMLSVEDEIDDECIEVAPILPKWLYLSIAHIAWYCSYVRNVLKRG comes from the coding sequence ATGAGTACTCAAATTTTAATATTAATTGGTAGCCCAAAGAAGAAGGATAGTACATCAGAATCAATTGCTACTAAATTAAAATTAATTTTGGGAGAGCAAGGAGCATGTGTACATGTCATGTCATTGTTTTTAAGTCTAAATGATAGCGAGAATATTGATAAATTTTTCAAAAAAATAAATTCAGTAGATATCATTACATTTATATCGCCGGTATATGTTGATTCTCCGCCTTTTATGGTTTTAAAATTTCTTGAAATTATTAGTGAAAAAAGCAAAACTCTTAATAATGAAAAATGCAAAAAAATTTTTGCTATTTCACTCTGTGGCTATCCCGAAGCTGTTCACAACGAGCTTTCTTTAATGATTTATAAAAACTTTGCGGATTGTTGTGGTTTTTTGTGGGGAGGAGGAATGTCGATAAGCATGGCACCATTTATTAGGCAGGATCATATAAGGTATATTGGTGTTAAAAATCAAAATTTACTGCATTCGTATGAGATGTTGTGCAGGAAGATGTTAAGTGTGGAGGATGAAATTGATGATGAATGCATAGAAGTTGCTCCAATATTACCCAAGTGGCTATATTTGTCAATCGCCCACATAGCATGGTATTGCTCTTATGTTAGAAATGTTCTTAAAAGAGGCTAA
- a CDS encoding ATP-binding protein, translating to MLLRPLESFLRNITDKYLFQKQYDSKQLLKLFANEVLSVLDINRLVNLTVNRLVDFMKLENAYIMLLDENREMFRVVAFSGMSPSKWHLDAQKEFFAYLQVTGKYLLLDDPARKNILNPSIVSVMADERSVLAIPLFHRNEMVGVLFLGKKKSDEIFNQEDIDILLPLSRTLSIAITNAQLFEKLSQAQAQAAQREKMAVIGTLSAGINHEICNPLGIARGQCEMFLLNMQDGLYATKSTGELLEQAKVIMEKVIKETDRATVITKKLSSFAKPAKGEITNDVNAEKEIDEVMTLVEHDLKLDNIVITKRVEGDIPAISADRKQLQEILFNIVRNAAQAMGQRGTIEISVYARFGEVYIDITDTGEGISKQDQARIFDPFFTTKEPGKGTGLGLFIVKQIVERNNGRIFVKSESGSGTTFTLVFKAFDSSDVNEHDNIGVRENNA from the coding sequence ATGTTATTGCGGCCATTAGAAAGCTTTCTCCGAAATATAACTGACAAATACCTATTTCAAAAACAGTATGACTCAAAACAGTTATTAAAGCTGTTCGCGAATGAGGTGTTATCGGTTCTTGATATTAACCGTCTAGTGAATTTGACTGTGAATAGGCTTGTCGATTTTATGAAATTGGAAAATGCTTATATAATGTTGTTGGATGAGAATAGGGAGATGTTTCGCGTTGTGGCATTCAGCGGAATGAGTCCTTCAAAATGGCATTTGGACGCCCAAAAAGAGTTTTTTGCCTATTTGCAGGTTACAGGAAAATATCTCCTTTTGGATGACCCTGCCAGAAAAAATATATTAAACCCATCGATAGTGTCTGTCATGGCGGATGAAAGATCAGTTTTAGCTATTCCTCTCTTTCATCGAAATGAAATGGTAGGGGTCTTGTTTCTCGGGAAGAAAAAATCGGATGAGATCTTTAACCAGGAAGATATTGATATCCTCTTGCCGTTGTCCCGCACATTATCGATAGCCATAACGAACGCGCAGCTTTTTGAAAAGCTGTCTCAGGCACAGGCGCAGGCCGCCCAGCGGGAAAAGATGGCGGTTATTGGTACGCTCTCGGCCGGGATAAACCATGAGATATGTAATCCCCTGGGGATAGCGCGGGGGCAGTGCGAAATGTTCCTTCTCAACATGCAGGACGGTTTGTACGCCACCAAATCTACGGGTGAACTTTTGGAGCAGGCCAAAGTGATAATGGAAAAGGTCATAAAAGAGACAGACAGGGCGACCGTTATAACGAAGAAATTGTCTTCATTCGCGAAGCCGGCCAAAGGGGAAATAACCAATGATGTCAACGCCGAGAAAGAGATAGATGAAGTAATGACGCTCGTGGAACATGATCTCAAGTTGGATAATATAGTCATAACCAAGAGGGTGGAGGGCGATATCCCGGCGATATCCGCCGACAGGAAACAGCTCCAGGAGATACTTTTTAATATCGTGCGTAACGCGGCGCAGGCCATGGGACAGCGTGGGACCATTGAGATATCGGTTTACGCGCGGTTCGGGGAAGTCTACATCGACATTACGGATACAGGTGAGGGGATAAGCAAACAGGACCAGGCGCGCATTTTCGATCCATTCTTCACGACAAAAGAACCGGGTAAAGGTACGGGATTGGGCCTTTTCATAGTGAAGCAGATCGTGGAAAGGAATAACGGCCGGATCTTTGTTAAAAGCGAATCCGGCAGTGGGACCACGTTCACGCTTGTTTTTAAGGCTTTTGATAGCAGTGATGTGAATGAACATGACAATATAGGCGTGAGAGAAAATAACGCGTAA
- a CDS encoding response regulator gives MDKPKILSVDDEANFTDMLKQYFEPRGYEIDTASNGETGIEMLKLKKYDVALLDFKMVGLNGDEVMGCIKDVSPGTTIIFITAFSDSGKTRQSLIDKGAYAFMEKPVASLKNLEELVNQAANTVRRSE, from the coding sequence GTGGATAAACCAAAGATACTTTCGGTGGATGATGAAGCGAATTTCACCGATATGCTTAAACAGTACTTTGAGCCGAGGGGCTACGAGATCGATACGGCGTCTAACGGGGAAACGGGCATCGAAATGCTGAAACTTAAGAAATATGACGTGGCACTTCTGGACTTCAAGATGGTAGGGCTTAACGGGGACGAAGTTATGGGGTGCATTAAGGATGTTTCTCCCGGTACGACTATAATCTTTATCACCGCCTTCAGTGATTCCGGGAAGACCAGGCAGTCCCTTATAGACAAAGGCGCTTACGCGTTCATGGAAAAACCTGTTGCCAGCCTCAAGAATCTCGAGGAATTGGTGAACCAGGCCGCTAACACCGTAAGGAGGAGTGAATAA
- a CDS encoding response regulator, protein MLKLLVVDDEVDICDFVRSFFKERNFEVFVAYNGKKAIETIEKEKPDIVLLDMNMPGMTGLEALRELRQQGNQIKTIMVTAVDEPDKIEEAKKHGVVEYITKPLLLEQLERTVFTVAEQIRMDSAK, encoded by the coding sequence ATGCTAAAATTACTTGTTGTCGATGACGAAGTGGACATCTGTGATTTTGTAAGAAGTTTCTTCAAGGAACGTAATTTTGAGGTATTTGTCGCATACAACGGCAAGAAGGCCATCGAGACCATTGAGAAGGAAAAACCGGATATCGTGCTTCTCGATATGAATATGCCCGGAATGACCGGACTTGAAGCGCTTCGGGAGCTTCGGCAGCAAGGCAACCAGATAAAAACTATCATGGTGACCGCCGTCGACGAGCCGGATAAGATCGAGGAAGCGAAAAAACATGGTGTGGTGGAGTATATAACGAAACCGCTGCTTTTAGAGCAGCTTGAACGTACGGTTTTTACCGTGGCGGAACAGATAAGGATGGATAGCGCAAAATAA
- a CDS encoding HD-GYP domain-containing protein, which yields MAYSDSWQRLQDWTVEKIKNCDGALIPMDRDSIRQRQEPELDYQFMLEAASRTMIRFKKPERLIRMIVRVMDEQVKVTHTAMLLRKDASGPFTLIDSKGAEGVKIPVGFIKLTDENSLIRLFNERHNYKMSESGSVGYKDLLNFLQRDPATKSDSDLKSIVEMAIKQMELLKATLCVPVYYKKDLIGVLILGKKLSNVKFSRQEIGFFTTLANDVAMALSNAQLIQDLQDKIFEVHNLYEREHSLFIHTAISLAAAIDARDPYTHGHTERVTQYALSIAEELQELPEAAEYANFKETLHISGLLHDVGKIGVPDGILNKKSSLTDDEYEKLKEHSVTGAAILYPIRELGDVAREVRCHHERWDGKGYPDGLKGEEIPFISRIISVADTFDAITSDRPYRQKKMAEVAIQIIKDNSGSQFDPIVVSAFLLAHRKGKFGNVS from the coding sequence ATGGCTTACTCAGATAGCTGGCAGAGGTTGCAGGACTGGACGGTCGAGAAGATAAAGAACTGCGACGGGGCCCTTATACCAATGGACAGGGACAGTATAAGGCAGCGGCAGGAACCCGAGCTCGATTACCAGTTCATGCTTGAGGCGGCGTCGCGTACCATGATACGCTTCAAGAAGCCCGAAAGGCTTATAAGGATGATAGTCCGGGTAATGGATGAGCAGGTGAAGGTAACGCATACTGCTATGCTTCTCAGGAAAGACGCATCCGGGCCTTTCACCCTGATAGACAGTAAGGGCGCGGAAGGAGTCAAGATACCGGTCGGGTTCATTAAGCTTACCGACGAGAATTCGCTTATACGCCTTTTTAACGAACGCCATAATTACAAAATGTCGGAATCCGGGTCGGTTGGGTACAAGGACCTCTTGAATTTCCTTCAGCGAGACCCGGCGACCAAGTCCGATAGCGACCTGAAATCCATAGTTGAAATGGCCATCAAGCAGATGGAGCTTTTAAAGGCGACTTTATGCGTGCCGGTATATTATAAAAAAGACCTTATCGGCGTACTTATATTGGGGAAAAAGCTCTCGAATGTGAAGTTCTCAAGGCAGGAAATAGGGTTCTTTACGACATTGGCCAACGACGTAGCGATGGCGCTTTCGAACGCGCAGCTGATACAGGACCTCCAGGATAAAATATTCGAGGTGCATAATCTCTATGAAAGGGAGCATAGCCTGTTCATACATACCGCGATATCTCTTGCCGCCGCTATCGACGCCAGGGACCCGTATACACACGGCCATACCGAGCGTGTGACGCAATACGCTCTAAGCATAGCCGAAGAGCTCCAGGAGCTTCCGGAAGCAGCGGAATACGCTAATTTCAAGGAAACGCTGCATATTTCCGGCCTTTTGCATGATGTCGGGAAGATAGGCGTGCCGGATGGCATTCTCAATAAAAAGAGCAGCCTTACGGACGACGAGTATGAAAAGCTCAAGGAGCATTCAGTTACGGGAGCGGCTATACTTTATCCGATACGTGAGCTCGGCGATGTGGCGCGTGAGGTCCGGTGCCATCATGAACGATGGGATGGGAAAGGATACCCTGACGGGTTGAAAGGCGAGGAAATACCGTTCATTTCGCGTATAATATCCGTCGCGGATACGTTTGACGCGATAACGAGCGACAGGCCGTATAGACAGAAAAAAATGGCGGAAGTAGCCATACAGATCATCAAGGATAATTCTGGCAGCCAGTTCGATCCCATAGTGGTAAGCGCTTTTCTGCTGGCGCATCGGAAAGGCAAATTTGGTAACGTGTCATGA
- a CDS encoding ATP-binding protein, translating to MKKTLIYSLLITVITLSYFLIVYAMERFFSVYVGYHSPWLSILIISFIILIFTPLKNRIQHIIDKYFFRGSIDQIDEENRRLGSELERSERLKSLATLASGMAHEIKNPLTSIKTFSEFVKTRGMDAEFREKFQKIVPQEIDKITNIVNQLLDYSKTDRTRLAECNIHDILDYVLALHNNELIKRGIRLEKAYEARDAGITCDANKLKQAFINLVLNAIEAMGRDGALTVQTEADEKVLTIVIKDTGPGISKENLAHLFDPFFTTKDNGTGLGLFVTHQIITANGGKISVSSEEGKGTEFRVELIKHECIHVFRIY from the coding sequence ATGAAGAAAACGCTTATCTATTCGCTTCTCATAACGGTAATTACGCTTTCATATTTTCTTATTGTCTATGCAATGGAACGATTTTTTAGTGTCTATGTTGGTTATCATTCACCGTGGTTGTCCATTTTGATAATTTCATTTATTATTTTGATCTTCACGCCATTAAAGAACCGTATACAACATATCATTGATAAATACTTCTTTCGTGGTAGTATTGACCAGATAGATGAGGAGAACCGCCGTTTGGGATCCGAGCTGGAAAGGTCCGAGAGGTTAAAGTCCTTAGCAACGCTGGCTTCAGGCATGGCCCATGAGATAAAGAACCCGTTAACGTCTATTAAGACGTTCTCGGAGTTCGTGAAGACACGAGGAATGGATGCCGAGTTTCGGGAAAAATTTCAAAAAATAGTCCCACAGGAAATAGATAAAATAACCAATATCGTGAACCAGCTCCTTGATTATTCAAAAACGGACCGCACAAGGCTGGCAGAATGCAATATCCATGACATTCTGGATTATGTGCTGGCGCTCCATAATAATGAGCTTATCAAGCGCGGTATACGCCTTGAGAAGGCATATGAGGCCCGGGACGCCGGTATTACCTGTGACGCTAATAAGCTCAAACAGGCCTTTATAAACCTGGTCTTGAACGCGATAGAGGCTATGGGCAGGGATGGGGCCTTGACCGTACAAACTGAAGCGGATGAAAAGGTGTTAACCATTGTAATTAAAGATACCGGCCCGGGGATATCTAAAGAAAATTTAGCGCACTTATTTGATCCATTCTTTACGACCAAGGATAATGGTACCGGATTAGGGCTTTTTGTGACTCATCAGATAATTACCGCGAATGGTGGCAAGATATCCGTATCCAGTGAAGAGGGGAAAGGAACAGAGTTCAGGGTGGAGTTGATCAAACATGAATGCATTCACGTTTTCAGGATTTACTAG